The genomic region GTCGAAGAACATTTCTATCTGGTAGGGGTCGATATTGGGGTTGAGTACCCAGTTGCTGAGCGCATGGCAGTATACTTTCAGCATTTCCGGCCGGCCAATTTTCGCAACTGCTTCCCGGTGGAAAGCCCGCATACGGGCCGCCATTGCCTCTCGCACCCGTGGGTTATCGGGCACACTGCCAGCCGGAAAACGCGTATCATCTGAATTTGACATAATTCACTATTTATTTGAACAAAATAACGATACGTTGTTTGATTTAAAGAGTTTCTTCTCCTTGATTTCGGTTATAACGCCGGCCAAAGTAATGCCGCCGGCCCTAAAACCACAAACCTCCGCCGGCTAGCCAGGTTGCAGCAGCACCTGCCGGTCGCCATCTGCCCGCTATTGGAACGGCAGAGCTCCCGGCGGTTGTTTGACAGCAGGCGGCCAAGTCCGGCTGTCGGCTTCCTGCGTATATTCCCTTCTTGATTTTTCCCTGTTTCCCTCCCGTTTCTCTATGCTGTCCTTTCTGAAAAAGAACCCCTACCTGCTGAGCATGCTACTGCTCACGATGGCCTGCTCCCAGCAGCGCCCCGCCGACGCCCAGGCCCTGAGCCGCTCCACCGCTGGCGGCCTGCCCACCGCTACCCAAGCCAAAGGCTTGGCCGTAGCCACGTTTGCAGGCGGCTGCTTCTGGTGCACCGAAGAAGTATTTGAGGAGCTGAAAGGCGTGCAGTACGTGGTATCGGGCTACGCCGGCGGCAAAGAGGCCAACCCCACCTATGAGCAGGTGGGCAGTGGCCGCACCGACCACGCCGAGAGCTTCCAAGTGTACTACACCCCCGGCCAGATCAGCTACCAGCAGCTGCTGGACGTGTTTTTCCTGGCCGGCCACGACCCCACGACGCTCAACCGCCAGGGCCCCGATGCCGGCGCGCAGTACCGCTCGGTGGCCTTCTACCGCACGCCCCAGGAAAAGCAGCTCATTGAGGCTACCATCAAGCGGGTGAATGCCTCGAAGCACTACCCCAACCCCATCGTGACCCAGGTGAAGGCCTTTACCAAATTCTGGCCCGCTGAAGACTACCACCAGGGCTACTTCCGCCTCCACGGCGACAACCCCTACGTGCAGTCGGTGTCGGTGCCGAAGGTGCAGAAGTTCCGCAAGGCCTTTCCGCAGCTGCTGAAAAACCCGCTGTAGCGCGCCGCACCTCACTGGTTTCCTGCCTTAGCGGCCGCATACCCCATATGCGGCCGCTCTTGGCTTTCGGCCCTCAGGCAAGGCCCAGTCATAGCTGAATGGCTATATTATGCCAGTCCCTGTATCTTGCACCCTCGCTCCGCCTGCTCTTCTTCCCGCACCTATGCTCTGGTCTGACACCACCGAAACTGCCGCCGCCCGCACCCTGATGCGGGATCTGCAGCCAGTGCCCATGCTGGATGCGCTGCCGCATCTGGCCTGGCTCTCCACCCCCGATGGCACCGTTATCCATTGCAACCGGCGCTGGCACAGCTACACCGGCGCCCCCCCCGATGCCCTGGCCGATGGCGGCTTTGTGGAGTATCTGCACCCCGACGACCGCGCCGAAGCCGCCGATGCCCAGCTACGCCACCTGCCCAACGGCAAAACCATGGAGCTGCACCTGCGCTGGCGCGGCCAAGACGGCCGCTACCGCTGGTACCTCGACCGGGTGGTGCCGCTGTATGGGCCCGACACCAAGCTGCTGGGCTGGCTGGGTACTTCCACCGACATCGACGAGCAGAAGCGGGCCGAAATCCAGGAGCGCCGCGGCCGGGAGCTGTTCGAGCTGATGGCCCGCGCCACCAACGACCTGATGTGGGACTGGGACATGACCTCGGGCCGGATGTGGTACAGCGAGGCTTTCTGGCAGCTGGTGGGCTATCCGCCCCGCCCCGACACCGAAACGGTGGCCTTCTGGCTGAGCCTGATCCATCCCGACGACTTGGAGCGGGTGCAGAACGGCGTGCAGGACGACCTGACCACCAGCGCCAAGCTGCTGGAATCGGAGTTTCGCCTGCGCCGCTCCGACGGCCACTACCTCACCATCCAGGACCGCGCCTGCGTGATTCACGACGCAGCCGGCCTGCCGGTGCGCATGGTGGGCGCCATGCGCGACGCGACGGAAGAAGCGGCCCTGCGCGGGCAGTAGCAGCAGGCGCCCGGCCACCTGGCGCAAAATGGCCGCCGCTATGTACTTTCGGGCTCATCCTGAAGGTTCCTTACGCGCATGCCGTTTCCCGTTCCTGTTTCCAAGCTGCCCGACATCGGGACCAGTATTTTCTCCGTGATGACGCAGCTGGCCCAGGAATGCGGGGCCATCAATCTGGCGCAGGGCTTCCCCGACTACGACCCGCCGCTGGCCCTGCAGCAGGCGCTGGCCCGCCACGCCACCACCGCCGGCCACCACCAGTATGCGCCCATGCCGGGTCTGCCGCGCCTGCGCGAAGCCATTGCCCGCAAAACGGCCCGCGTCTATGGCATTCCGGAGCCCGACCCGGCCACGGAAATCACCGTGACCTGTGGTGCCACGGAGGCGCTGTATGCGGTACTGGCCGCCGTGGTGCATCCCGGCGACGAGGTGCTGGTGCTGGAGCCGGCCTACGACCTCTACGGCCCGGCCATCCGGCTGCAGGGCGGCGTGCCGGTGTACGTGCCGCTGCCCGCCCCGCACTTCCGCCCCGACTGGGACCTAGTGCGGGCCGCGCTGTCGCCGCGGACCCGGCTGGTCATGCTC from Hymenobacter canadensis harbors:
- a CDS encoding PAS domain-containing protein; protein product: MLWSDTTETAAARTLMRDLQPVPMLDALPHLAWLSTPDGTVIHCNRRWHSYTGAPPDALADGGFVEYLHPDDRAEAADAQLRHLPNGKTMELHLRWRGQDGRYRWYLDRVVPLYGPDTKLLGWLGTSTDIDEQKRAEIQERRGRELFELMARATNDLMWDWDMTSGRMWYSEAFWQLVGYPPRPDTETVAFWLSLIHPDDLERVQNGVQDDLTTSAKLLESEFRLRRSDGHYLTIQDRACVIHDAAGLPVRMVGAMRDATEEAALRGQ
- the msrA gene encoding peptide-methionine (S)-S-oxide reductase MsrA; this translates as MLSFLKKNPYLLSMLLLTMACSQQRPADAQALSRSTAGGLPTATQAKGLAVATFAGGCFWCTEEVFEELKGVQYVVSGYAGGKEANPTYEQVGSGRTDHAESFQVYYTPGQISYQQLLDVFFLAGHDPTTLNRQGPDAGAQYRSVAFYRTPQEKQLIEATIKRVNASKHYPNPIVTQVKAFTKFWPAEDYHQGYFRLHGDNPYVQSVSVPKVQKFRKAFPQLLKNPL